AAGTACTGATTAATCATGAATATAATATTCCGTATGTGATTGCTAGAGGAGATGACGTAATTCCAGCAACACCAGGAAAAATAGAGATTTTCTTTAAAACCAATACGGATATGAAACCGGAAGTCGATGCCAATGGAAATGTTAACTTTCATAAGCTGAGTGTTATAAGCTTAGTTAAGGAAGGAGACCTGCTTGCGCGTCTGATACAAACTCAGCCAGGTATGCCTGGGATTAATATTAAAGGTCAAGAACTTTTGCCGGCAAAAGGGAAGCCAATACGTATACGCTATGGAAAGAATACGCGTATCAATGAAGAAAAAACAGAATTATATGCAGATAAAAGCGGACTTGTGAAAGTCGTCGATGAAAAAATCATTGTTAACAATATTTATGAAGTTGCAGGTAATGTGGGAAGTTCAACAGGGGATATAACCTTTGATGGATCTATTGTTGTCCATGGAAATGTTATAACAGGTTTTCGGGTTGAAGCGACAGAAGACATTGAAGTTATGGGTGGTGTTGAAGGCGCAACAATACTTGCAGGAGGCATGATAACACTCCATAGTGGGATTCAAGGAATGGGAAAAAGTAATATTCAATGTGGTGGCGACTTGCATACAAAATTCATTGAACAAGCAGATGTAGCGTGTGGAGGGAATATCTATAGTGAAGCTATCCTACATAGTAAGGTGTCTTGTAAAGGTGAGATTATAGTTGATGGAAAAAAAGGAATGATCTCAGGTGGAAATGTACGTGCAGGACAATTAGTCTCAAGTCGAATCTTAGGCTCCCACATGGGTACGGTAACAGAAGTTGAAGTGGGAATTGACCCGGCATTACTTGAAGAATATAATGAACTACGTAAAGGGTTAGGCAAGATAAAAGAAGAAGCACAAAACCTTGAAAAGGTAATTTTGCTCTTGAATAAACGTAAAGAAATGACTGGCGAACTGGATGAAGAAAAGGCAGAAATGTATAAATCAGCAGTACGTAATAAAGTGTTTTTGACGAATAAGATTACGAAAAATGAACGTCGAATTCAAGAATTAAAAGAAGAAGTAGAACACAGAAATTCAGGCTTAGTCAAAGTATCTGGAAATGTATATCCAGGTGTAAGAATTGGTATAGGAAATGTATATTACTTTGTTAAAGAGGAAGTAAAATACGCAGCGTTTTATAAAGATGGTGTTGATGTTCGCATGCGAGCATTATAGAATACGACGGGTAAGGAGTTGATGATATGTCCATAAGACCTTTAGACATGCAAGTTATGGTACCCAAACTTCAGGAGGTATCTCAAATTAAACATGCACAAAATCAGCGGTCAAACCTTGAACAAAGTCATATTGCTTCTCAAAATGAAAAGAATGTACAACACAATCAAAAAAGTGTGGTAAAATCTTTTGAGGACCAAAAAGCAGACCAAGAAGCGGATGCAAAAGAAGAAGGAAAAAACACATATGGATATCAACCACCAAACAAAAAACAAAAGCAGAACAAAGAAAAGAAAAAACCAAAAAGCTATCATAAAATTGATGTACGCATATAGTGAGGAGACGTGATGACAAGTTTTGACGGTTTACTATTCACATTAATTTCCATTGGTGGTTTGTTGATTGTAATTAGTTTTTTTGCCATACGCAGCAATAAAAAACAGAGCATAAAAAATGTGCAGAGTGCTTCTGAACAAGAGGAATCCACCTATGATGAAGTTCGCAACAAGATATTAGAATTAAATGAATACGGAGAATATCTTAAGAGTGAACTTGACGGAAAACATAAGGAACTTTTGTTCTTATATCAAATGCTTAATGAAAAAGATAAAGAGCTACGAGAAAAAAATCAACATGCTCAATCAACAGTGACAGAACATGTGCCAGGGCAAGCGGCAGAGCATGTGACAAAGCAAGTGACAGATATGAATCAGGAAAATGTAGAACAAGAAGATTTTGAACAAGATGAGATTGAGCAATATAGAGATATGCAGTACAATAAAAAAATTATTGAATTATCCATATCCGGATATTCAAATCAAGAAATTGCACGACAATTAAATATTGGAACAGGACAAGTTGAGTTAGTGTTAAATTTATTCAAATAAAGGCAAAAGGGATGAATGTATGAAGAAGGATAATGTTTTATGGTTGATTCAAGGGATAGGTATGGGACTGGTTTTAGCAGGTATCATCCTATTGATTTGGAAAGAGCCATTGGCAAAGAGTTTTCAAGACAACATATCCACAGAAACCATTAAAGAACGCGCTGAAGCACTAGGAATGATCCCTTTAAGTAAAATGGAAGATGTTTACCTTTCTGACGAAACGGTCATTGAAAAAGCAAAAGAGTTAGGGATGGAATTTATTGATTAAAAACTACTTGTGTTTTTTAGAGGTATGTGGTAAACTATCAGACGGGTAAAAAAGCACATATGATGATTTTTGGTAGGGTGCCGAATGGTTTGCCAAGAAGAAGAGTCATATGGAAGAAGATAACCAATGGAGGTAGAAAAATGAGTGTTATTTCAATGAAACAATTATTAGAAGCAGGTGTTCACTTTGGACATCAAACAAGACGATGGAATCCTAAAATGGCTGAGTATATTTATACTGAGCGTAATGGAATCTATATCATCGACTTACAACAAACAACAAAGCTAATTGATAAAGCTTATGATGTTGTTAAAGAAGTTGTTGCAGAAGGTGGAAAAGTTCTTTTTGTAGGAACAAAAAAACAAGCTCAAGAAGCAATTCAAAAAGAAGCAGAGCGTTGTGGAATGTTCTATGTTAACAACAGATGGTTAGGTGGTATGTTAACAAACTTCGATACAATTCAAAGCCGAATCAATCGTCTTAAAGAAATTGAAAAAATGGAAGAAGACGGTACATTTGACGTGTTACCTAAAAAAGAAGTTATTGGCTTACGTCTTGAAATGGAAAAACTTGAGAAAAACCTTGGTGGAATCAAAGAAATGAATGGTGTACCAGACCTTATCTTTATCGTTGATCCTAAGAATGAGCGAATCACAATTCAAGAAGCGCATATCCTTGGCATTCCTCTTATCGGTATCGTAGATACAAACTGTGATCCAGAAGAGATTGATTATGTAATTCCTGGTAATGATGATGCAATTCGTGCGGTTAAGCTTATTACTTCAACAATGGCTAATGCTGTTATCGAAGCAAATCAAGGTGCACAAATGAATGTTGATGAAGAGGCAGAAGTACCAGCTGAATAAGTTCATAACATTTGATATCAGGTTATGTATAATATAAAACTGAATGCTTCAACATATGTTGAAGCATTTTTAATACACATTATGTTTTTAATGGATTTTAATGAATATTAATGAATATATATGGAGGTAATGATTATGGCAGTAACAGCAGCATTAGTAAAAGAATTACGTGAAAGAACAGGCGCCGGAATGCTTGATTGTAAAAAAGCATTAACTGAGACTGACGGAAATATTGAACAAGCAATTGAAGTGTTACGTGAAAAAGGACTTGCAAAAGCAGCTAAAAAAGCTGGCCGTGTTGCAGCAGAAGGTATGGTTGCGGCAAAAGTATCTGATGATCATAAATCAGCAGTTCTTGTTGAAGTTAACTCTGAAACAGACTTTGTAGCAAAAAATGAGAAGTTCCAAGTATATGTTGGACAAGTTGCTGATCAAGCAATGAAAACGACTGCAGCAGACATTGATGCTTTCTTGGCAGAACAATGGATTGCAGATGAATCAAAAACAGTTCAAGATGAACTTAATGCTCAAATCGCAGTGATCGGGGAAAAACTTAGTATTCGTCGTTTTGAAAAAGTAACAATCGACAATGGTGTAGTTGCTTCTTATATTCATGCTGGCGGAAAAATTGGGGTATTAGTTGAAGCTGCAACAGATGTTGTAAATGATGATGTTCAAGAGGCTCTTCGTAATGTTGCTATGCAAATTGCAGCGTTGCCACCAGTATATCTTAGCCGTGATGAAGTGGATGCAGATTATATTGAATCAGAAAAAAATATTCTTAAACAACAAGCAATTAATGAAAATCCAGATAAGCCAGAAAATATCATTGACAAGATGATTATCGGACGTTTAAATAAGCAATTAAAAGAAGTTTGTCTTCTTGATCAAACTTACGTAAAAGACAGTGATTTAACAGTGCAAAAGTACATTGATCAAGTTGGCAAGAATGCTGGTACATCAATTACATTAAAATCTTATGTACGGTTTGAAACAGGCGAAGGTATAGAAAAGAAAGAAGAAAACTTCGCTGAAGAAGTTGCTAAACAAATGCAACAATAATTTGAACTGAAATTGTTGTCTTAGAGGAAGCACCTTGGTGTTTCCTTTAATTTTATCTAGTAATATTGTAGGAATTATGATAAATTATAAATGTGAGGTGTACGATGGAAAAGACCCAAAAAGTGTTATTAAAATTAAGTGGAGAAGCCCTTTCAGGAGAGGCTGGAAAAAGCTTTTCTGAAAAAAATGTACTTGAAGTTGCAAGACAGGTGAAAGAACTCGTAGCCAAAGGTATTCAAGTTGGTATTGTTATCGGAGGCGGAAATTTTTGGCGAGGTCGGACCAGTGAAAATATGGACCGAACAAAAGCAGACCAAATTGGAATGTTGGCAACGGTTATGAATTGTCTATATGCAGCTGAAGTCTTTAGAACCCTTGATTTAAAAACACTTGTAATGACTCCTTTTAAAGTAGGGCAGATGACAGTAGAATTTGACAAAGACTTATGTATGGAAAAACAAGAAGAAGGGGTTGTCACTTTTTTTGCCGGAGGCTTAGGGCATCCATATTTTTCAACGGACACAACAGCAGCATTACGTGCAATTGAAACAGAATGTGATATAATATTATTAGCAAAGAATATTGATGGTGTCTATGACTCAGATCCGAACACAAATGCAAATGCTACTAAATATGATCGCATTTCGTTAAAAGAAGTAATTGACCAAGAGTTGCAAGTTATGGATTTAACAGCAGCAATTATGTGCTTAGAGCATAAAATCAATATGAAAGTTTTCTATCTAAATGATCAAGATAGTATTATCAACGCAATGAACGGTCAAAATAAGGGTACTTTAGTATACGTATAATTTAGGAGGATATTTATGGAGACAGTATTAAAAGAATATCAAGGGAAAATGGAAAAAACAATCCATGTGCTTGAGGAGGAATTTAATAGCATTCGTGCTGGTCGTGCAAACCCTCATGTACTTGATCAAATCAAAGTAGATTATTATGGACAACCATCATCGTTAAATCAAGTGGGTAACATTAGTGTTCCAGAGCCACGTTTGCTACAGATTCAACCATGGGACAAGACAATGTTGGCGGAAATTGAAAAAGCTATTAATATGTCAGACATTGGTATACATCCTCAAAATGATGGAACATGCATCCGTCTATCTTTTCCGGAGTTGACTGAAGAACGACGTAAAGAACTGACAAAAGACGTGAAGAAAAAAGGGGAAGATGCAAAAATTGCTATTCGAAATGTTCGAAGAGATGCAAATGACCACTTTAAGCGTGAAGAAAAAGCAAGCAACATTACAGAAGATGATTTAAAAGAACTTGAAGATAAGGTTCAAACACTTACGGATAAATTTATCAAAAAAATTGATGACCATGTTGCAAAGAAAAGCGAAGAAATCTTAAAAGTATAAAATAAGCCCCTCGAAAGAGGGGATATTACTTATGTTCTAGAGGTGAGAAGATGGTGCCAAAACATATTGCATTAATTATGGATGGGAATGGACGCTGGGCAAAGTCAAAGGGCAAGCCCCGTACTTTTGGTCACAAACAAGGGAGCGAAACACTTAAGCAAATTTGTAAAGATGCGTATGACCTCGGAATTAAATACGTTACAGTTTATGCTTTTTCAACAGAAAACTGGCGACGTTCAAAAGAAGAGGTTTCTTTTTTAATGGGCTTATTGCGGCAGTATTTAAAAGAAAGTATACGAAATTCTCAAGAAAACAATATGCGGGTTCGTGTAATTGGACGACGAAGTGACTTAGA
This sequence is a window from Vallitaleaceae bacterium 9-2. Protein-coding genes within it:
- a CDS encoding DUF6115 domain-containing protein; the protein is MTSFDGLLFTLISIGGLLIVISFFAIRSNKKQSIKNVQSASEQEESTYDEVRNKILELNEYGEYLKSELDGKHKELLFLYQMLNEKDKELREKNQHAQSTVTEHVPGQAAEHVTKQVTDMNQENVEQEDFEQDEIEQYRDMQYNKKIIELSISGYSNQEIARQLNIGTGQVELVLNLFK
- a CDS encoding FapA family protein; this translates as MSNTAFDGYYTIIEKTDGHYLEIYAPVDEGKPVNIEAIKDELRKSGMRNVDYDQLQEEINSMEEKLVIKISESEDFAEINGKQNSYRIEVTDNWMEAYITFYPDADTDKIPLNDVLDELGQRGIKHGVKLEYLEEVLINHEYNIPYVIARGDDVIPATPGKIEIFFKTNTDMKPEVDANGNVNFHKLSVISLVKEGDLLARLIQTQPGMPGINIKGQELLPAKGKPIRIRYGKNTRINEEKTELYADKSGLVKVVDEKIIVNNIYEVAGNVGSSTGDITFDGSIVVHGNVITGFRVEATEDIEVMGGVEGATILAGGMITLHSGIQGMGKSNIQCGGDLHTKFIEQADVACGGNIYSEAILHSKVSCKGEIIVDGKKGMISGGNVRAGQLVSSRILGSHMGTVTEVEVGIDPALLEEYNELRKGLGKIKEEAQNLEKVILLLNKRKEMTGELDEEKAEMYKSAVRNKVFLTNKITKNERRIQELKEEVEHRNSGLVKVSGNVYPGVRIGIGNVYYFVKEEVKYAAFYKDGVDVRMRAL
- the tsf gene encoding translation elongation factor Ts; translated protein: MAVTAALVKELRERTGAGMLDCKKALTETDGNIEQAIEVLREKGLAKAAKKAGRVAAEGMVAAKVSDDHKSAVLVEVNSETDFVAKNEKFQVYVGQVADQAMKTTAADIDAFLAEQWIADESKTVQDELNAQIAVIGEKLSIRRFEKVTIDNGVVASYIHAGGKIGVLVEAATDVVNDDVQEALRNVAMQIAALPPVYLSRDEVDADYIESEKNILKQQAINENPDKPENIIDKMIIGRLNKQLKEVCLLDQTYVKDSDLTVQKYIDQVGKNAGTSITLKSYVRFETGEGIEKKEENFAEEVAKQMQQ
- the frr gene encoding ribosome recycling factor, with the protein product METVLKEYQGKMEKTIHVLEEEFNSIRAGRANPHVLDQIKVDYYGQPSSLNQVGNISVPEPRLLQIQPWDKTMLAEIEKAINMSDIGIHPQNDGTCIRLSFPELTEERRKELTKDVKKKGEDAKIAIRNVRRDANDHFKREEKASNITEDDLKELEDKVQTLTDKFIKKIDDHVAKKSEEILKV
- the pyrH gene encoding UMP kinase; amino-acid sequence: MEKTQKVLLKLSGEALSGEAGKSFSEKNVLEVARQVKELVAKGIQVGIVIGGGNFWRGRTSENMDRTKADQIGMLATVMNCLYAAEVFRTLDLKTLVMTPFKVGQMTVEFDKDLCMEKQEEGVVTFFAGGLGHPYFSTDTTAALRAIETECDIILLAKNIDGVYDSDPNTNANATKYDRISLKEVIDQELQVMDLTAAIMCLEHKINMKVFYLNDQDSIINAMNGQNKGTLVYV
- the rpsB gene encoding 30S ribosomal protein S2 — protein: MSVISMKQLLEAGVHFGHQTRRWNPKMAEYIYTERNGIYIIDLQQTTKLIDKAYDVVKEVVAEGGKVLFVGTKKQAQEAIQKEAERCGMFYVNNRWLGGMLTNFDTIQSRINRLKEIEKMEEDGTFDVLPKKEVIGLRLEMEKLEKNLGGIKEMNGVPDLIFIVDPKNERITIQEAHILGIPLIGIVDTNCDPEEIDYVIPGNDDAIRAVKLITSTMANAVIEANQGAQMNVDEEAEVPAE